The following proteins come from a genomic window of Gimesia chilikensis:
- a CDS encoding NAD+ synthase, with protein MKIALAQLNPTVGDLRGNCQRILEAVQRAEQAGAELVLFSELVVCGYPPKDILLREGFIAACDRAVEKLAQEIPVNIGVIVGHPTGRGLRGRRMANAASLLYQGAVVECVHKLLLPNYDVFDEQRYFRHAELEQICPVTFRGLKLGLHICEDAWWGQPDTFYHDQPVQLPDPVRILAEAGSDLLINISASPFEIDKRKRRQQIIQSHVDRYSIPYLFVNQVGGNDDLVFDGHSFVLDQNSQLQLQMASFKEDLQLFDTEAAVESPLEISPLSRDEQLFDALVLGLRDYMQKCGFTDCVLGLSGGIDSALAAAVAAEAIGPQHVHGLLLPSRYSSDHSVVDSLALAENLGIDYETVPIDSVHQAFENLPVIGDDLREAPAGLADQNLQARIRGANVMVRSNQHGWMALATGNKSELAMGYCTLYGDMAGGFAVLCDVLKCDVYLVSRYVNQRAGRIVIPENILDKAPSAELAPNQVDQDSLPPYDVLDGILKGLIEDERSVRSMSEQYPRETVQWVANRLDRNEFKRRQMPPGIKLSARAFGSGRRMPMAARFHWDEE; from the coding sequence GTGAAAATTGCTTTGGCCCAGCTGAACCCGACGGTAGGTGACCTGCGCGGAAACTGTCAGCGAATCTTGGAAGCAGTGCAACGAGCTGAACAGGCCGGCGCTGAACTGGTCCTGTTTTCGGAACTGGTTGTCTGCGGATATCCCCCCAAAGACATCCTGCTGAGAGAAGGTTTCATCGCAGCCTGTGACCGGGCAGTAGAAAAACTGGCACAGGAAATCCCCGTCAATATCGGCGTGATAGTAGGACATCCAACCGGACGAGGTCTTCGCGGCAGACGCATGGCAAACGCGGCCAGCCTGCTCTATCAGGGAGCTGTCGTGGAATGCGTGCACAAGCTGCTGCTGCCCAATTATGATGTCTTTGATGAACAGCGCTATTTCCGCCATGCCGAGCTGGAGCAGATCTGCCCCGTCACTTTTCGTGGACTCAAATTGGGTCTGCATATCTGCGAAGATGCCTGGTGGGGGCAACCCGATACCTTTTATCATGATCAGCCGGTGCAACTCCCCGATCCGGTTCGAATCCTCGCCGAAGCCGGTTCCGATCTGCTGATCAACATCTCTGCCAGTCCCTTTGAAATCGACAAACGAAAACGACGGCAGCAGATCATTCAGTCGCATGTGGATCGTTACTCAATCCCTTACCTGTTCGTCAACCAGGTGGGGGGCAACGATGATCTGGTGTTTGACGGGCATAGCTTCGTCCTCGATCAGAACAGTCAGCTTCAATTACAGATGGCCAGCTTCAAAGAAGATCTGCAGCTGTTTGATACTGAGGCGGCCGTTGAATCGCCTCTCGAAATTTCACCCCTGTCCCGCGATGAGCAGTTGTTCGATGCCCTGGTGCTGGGCCTGCGGGATTATATGCAGAAGTGTGGATTCACCGATTGCGTTCTCGGTCTTTCGGGAGGCATCGACAGCGCACTGGCCGCAGCGGTTGCAGCCGAGGCCATCGGTCCGCAGCACGTGCATGGTCTGCTGCTTCCCAGTCGATACAGCAGCGATCACAGTGTGGTGGATTCACTGGCACTGGCGGAGAACCTGGGCATCGATTACGAAACCGTTCCCATTGATTCAGTGCATCAGGCATTTGAGAATCTGCCTGTTATCGGCGATGATTTACGCGAAGCACCTGCAGGGCTGGCAGATCAGAATCTGCAAGCGCGTATTCGCGGAGCCAACGTGATGGTTCGCAGCAATCAACATGGCTGGATGGCTTTAGCGACCGGTAACAAGAGCGAACTGGCCATGGGATACTGCACGTTGTATGGCGACATGGCCGGAGGTTTCGCCGTTCTCTGTGATGTGCTGAAATGTGATGTCTACCTGGTTTCGCGTTATGTTAACCAGCGCGCCGGCCGTATTGTGATTCCGGAGAACATTCTGGATAAGGCACCCAGTGCAGAGCTGGCACCGAATCAGGTCGATCAGGACTCACTGCCACCTTATGATGTTCTGGACGGGATTCTGAAAGGTTTGATCGAAGACGAACGTTCCGTGCGGAGCATGTCGGAGCAGTATCCACGTGAGACCGTTCAATGGGTTGCCAACCGTCTGGATCGGAATGAATTTAAACGTCGACAGATGCCACCCGGCATTAAACTGTCAGCCCGGGCATTCGGATCAGGTCGTCGTATGCCGATGGCGGCCCGCTTTCACTGGGACGAAGAGTAA